Proteins from a single region of Prinia subflava isolate CZ2003 ecotype Zambia chromosome 10, Cam_Psub_1.2, whole genome shotgun sequence:
- the CCDC17 gene encoding coiled-coil domain-containing protein 17 isoform X3 — translation MGVFLCPRCRLAFRSRPLLQVHLEKLCLGPAAPSSSCLRGENPLPVEGAQGTARNPQDISVGMSTNTDNAEPRHHFVLRGVPPAVRGQRGPGRARGAPLGDVLTPRERALLRTADPPSGRLQVEGEPPGQPLPLQGHRQPPQELLEAHERQVAEIRARTQQLERQREALCRRLATLRAGAPPGPQPERGQPGPSQGPRDQAGQVRTAEHRAALRLDTLLPPAGPLTAEARALRLSYLRAGGHDPAILEQLLHLQLEATALERGTAGPRGGGRMEPAGTGTRGLDEALLAVEMENRRLEDELLALKVRRERRADAGRRWVPHLRPTALGCLCGCSIRALGWTQLLEILCGFCRWRGAAVTKPCCPGSRAAQRHTEELARLQAEVGMLRCHAEQTRPWLRPPVFPRPIAPPLPPALAVPELLMEPPRPALGPGRRTAPVPPGLPLTPFVALEDPPPVQEPPAQARAPRSLSHRLQTAQS, via the exons ATGGGGGTCTTCCTCTGTCCCCGCTGCCGCTTGGCGTTCAGATCCCGACCGCTGCTGCAGGTGCacctggagaagctgtgcctcGGGCCCGCggcacccagcagctcctgcctccgTGGGGAGAACCCTCTGCCTGTGGAGGGAGCACAGGGCACGGCAAGGAACCCACAGGACATCTCG GTCGGGATGTCCACAAATACGGACAATGCTGAGCCACGCCATCACTTTGTGCTCCGTGGGGTCCCACCAGCAgtgcggggacagcggggaccaGGGCGGGCGCGTGGAGCTCCCCTGGGGGATGTGCTCACCCCCCGTGAGAGGGCCCTGCTCCGCACGGCCGACCCCCCctctgggaggctgcaggtggaG GGAGAGCCCCCCGGGCAGCCGCTccccctgcaggggcaccggCAGCCGccgcaggagctgctggaagcccACGAACGCCAGGTGGCCGAGATCCGGGCCAGGACCCAGCAGCTGGAGCGGCAGAGAGAGG CGCTGTGCCGGCGGCTGGCGACACTGCGGGCCGGGGCACCTCCGGGCCCCCAGCCCGAGCGGGGGCAGCCAGGGCCGAGCCAAGGCCCGCGGGACCAGGCCGGACAGGTCCGAACGGCAGAGCACAG GGCCGCCCTCCGCCTCGACACCCTCCTGCCGCCCGCGGGGCCCCTCACGGCCGAGGCCAG GGCACTGCGGCTGTCCTACCTGCGCGCCGGGGGACACGACCCCGCCATCCTGGAGCAGCTTCTCCACCTCCAGCTGGAGGCCACGGCGCTGGAGAGAGGAAccgcggggccgcgcggggGCGGGCGGATGG AGCCCGCCGGCACTGGCACACGCGGTCTGGATGAGGCACTGCTGGCCGTGGAGATGGAGAACCGGCGTCTGGAAGACGAGCTGTTGGCGCTGAAGGtcagaagggagaggagagcagaCGCTGGTAGGCGATGGGTCCCTCATCTGCGCCCCACAGCCCTCGGCTGCCTCTGTGGTTGCAGCAtcagagccctgggctggacacagctcctggaaaTATTGTGTGGCTTCTGCAGGTGGAGGGGGGCTGCAG TGACCAAaccctgctgcccaggctcGCGGGCAGCCCAGCGGCACACGGAGGAACTGGCCcggctgcaggcagaggtgggaATGCTGCGATGCCACGCAGAGCAGACGAGGCCATGGCTGCGGCCCCCGGTCTTCCCACGCCCCATAGCCCccccactgccaccagccctggctgtgccagaaCTTCTCATG gagCCCCCCAGACCAGCACTGGGGCCTGGCAGGcgcacagcccctgtgccccctggACTCCCCCTCACCCCCTTTGTGGCCCTGGAGGACCCTCCTCCTGTCCAggagcccccagcacaggccaGGGCTCCCCGAAG CCTTTCCCACCGTCTTCAAACTGCTCAAAGCTGA
- the CCDC17 gene encoding coiled-coil domain-containing protein 17 isoform X5, whose protein sequence is MGVFLCPRCRLAFRSRPLLQVHLEKLCLGPAAPSSSCLRGENPLPVEGAQGTARNPQDISVGMSTNTDNAEPRHHFVLRGVPPAVRGQRGPGRARGAPLGDVLTPRERALLRTADPPSGRLQVEGEPPGQPLPLQGHRQPPQELLEAHERQVAEIRARTQQLERQREALCRRLATLRAGAPPGPQPERGQPGPSQGPRDQAGQVRTAEHRAALRLDTLLPPAGPLTAEARALRLSYLRAGGHDPAILEQLLHLQLEATALERGTAGPRGGGRMEPAGTGTRGLDEALLAVEMENRRLEDELLALKVRRERRADAVTKPCCPGSRAAQRHTEELARLQAEVGMLRCHAEQTRPWLRPPVFPRPIAPPLPPALAVPELLMVRASAQGDSQLSKEGRGELGLGCQLGWDDGTAPFAVLGDRATGAGDEPPAVLDQGCDLLCTPSGTLPGSYSP, encoded by the exons ATGGGGGTCTTCCTCTGTCCCCGCTGCCGCTTGGCGTTCAGATCCCGACCGCTGCTGCAGGTGCacctggagaagctgtgcctcGGGCCCGCggcacccagcagctcctgcctccgTGGGGAGAACCCTCTGCCTGTGGAGGGAGCACAGGGCACGGCAAGGAACCCACAGGACATCTCG GTCGGGATGTCCACAAATACGGACAATGCTGAGCCACGCCATCACTTTGTGCTCCGTGGGGTCCCACCAGCAgtgcggggacagcggggaccaGGGCGGGCGCGTGGAGCTCCCCTGGGGGATGTGCTCACCCCCCGTGAGAGGGCCCTGCTCCGCACGGCCGACCCCCCctctgggaggctgcaggtggaG GGAGAGCCCCCCGGGCAGCCGCTccccctgcaggggcaccggCAGCCGccgcaggagctgctggaagcccACGAACGCCAGGTGGCCGAGATCCGGGCCAGGACCCAGCAGCTGGAGCGGCAGAGAGAGG CGCTGTGCCGGCGGCTGGCGACACTGCGGGCCGGGGCACCTCCGGGCCCCCAGCCCGAGCGGGGGCAGCCAGGGCCGAGCCAAGGCCCGCGGGACCAGGCCGGACAGGTCCGAACGGCAGAGCACAG GGCCGCCCTCCGCCTCGACACCCTCCTGCCGCCCGCGGGGCCCCTCACGGCCGAGGCCAG GGCACTGCGGCTGTCCTACCTGCGCGCCGGGGGACACGACCCCGCCATCCTGGAGCAGCTTCTCCACCTCCAGCTGGAGGCCACGGCGCTGGAGAGAGGAAccgcggggccgcgcggggGCGGGCGGATGG AGCCCGCCGGCACTGGCACACGCGGTCTGGATGAGGCACTGCTGGCCGTGGAGATGGAGAACCGGCGTCTGGAAGACGAGCTGTTGGCGCTGAAGGtcagaagggagaggagagcagaCGCTG TGACCAAaccctgctgcccaggctcGCGGGCAGCCCAGCGGCACACGGAGGAACTGGCCcggctgcaggcagaggtgggaATGCTGCGATGCCACGCAGAGCAGACGAGGCCATGGCTGCGGCCCCCGGTCTTCCCACGCCCCATAGCCCccccactgccaccagccctggctgtgccagaaCTTCTCATGGTAAGAGCCTCAGCCCAGGGCGATTCCCAGCTCTCcaaggaggggagaggggagttGGGATTGGGCTGCCAGCTAGGATGGGATGATGGAACAGCTCCCTTTGCTGTACTTGGGGATAGAGCCACTGGGGCAGGAGATGAgcccccagcagtgctggaccAGGGGTGTGATTTGCTCTGCACACCCAGTGGCACCCTGCCAGGATCCTACTCCCCTTGA
- the CCDC17 gene encoding coiled-coil domain-containing protein 17 isoform X2, whose product MGVFLCPRCRLAFRSRPLLQVHLEKLCLGPAAPSSSCLRGENPLPVEGAQGTARNPQDISVGMSTNTDNAEPRHHFVLRGVPPAVRGQRGPGRARGAPLGDVLTPRERALLRTADPPSGRLQVEGEPPGQPLPLQGHRQPPQELLEAHERQVAEIRARTQQLERQREALCRRLATLRAGAPPGPQPERGQPGPSQGPRDQAGQVRTAEHRAALRLDTLLPPAGPLTAEARALRLSYLRAGGHDPAILEQLLHLQLEATALERGTAGPRGGGRMEPAGTGTRGLDEALLAVEMENRRLEDELLALKVRRERRADAGRRWVPHLRPTALGCLCGCSIRALGWTQLLEILCGFCRWRGAAGSRAAQRHTEELARLQAEVGMLRCHAEQTRPWLRPPVFPRPIAPPLPPALAVPELLMVRASAQGDSQLSKEGRGELGLGCQLGWDDGTAPFAVLGDRATGAGDEPPAVLDQGCDLLCTPSGTLPGSYSP is encoded by the exons ATGGGGGTCTTCCTCTGTCCCCGCTGCCGCTTGGCGTTCAGATCCCGACCGCTGCTGCAGGTGCacctggagaagctgtgcctcGGGCCCGCggcacccagcagctcctgcctccgTGGGGAGAACCCTCTGCCTGTGGAGGGAGCACAGGGCACGGCAAGGAACCCACAGGACATCTCG GTCGGGATGTCCACAAATACGGACAATGCTGAGCCACGCCATCACTTTGTGCTCCGTGGGGTCCCACCAGCAgtgcggggacagcggggaccaGGGCGGGCGCGTGGAGCTCCCCTGGGGGATGTGCTCACCCCCCGTGAGAGGGCCCTGCTCCGCACGGCCGACCCCCCctctgggaggctgcaggtggaG GGAGAGCCCCCCGGGCAGCCGCTccccctgcaggggcaccggCAGCCGccgcaggagctgctggaagcccACGAACGCCAGGTGGCCGAGATCCGGGCCAGGACCCAGCAGCTGGAGCGGCAGAGAGAGG CGCTGTGCCGGCGGCTGGCGACACTGCGGGCCGGGGCACCTCCGGGCCCCCAGCCCGAGCGGGGGCAGCCAGGGCCGAGCCAAGGCCCGCGGGACCAGGCCGGACAGGTCCGAACGGCAGAGCACAG GGCCGCCCTCCGCCTCGACACCCTCCTGCCGCCCGCGGGGCCCCTCACGGCCGAGGCCAG GGCACTGCGGCTGTCCTACCTGCGCGCCGGGGGACACGACCCCGCCATCCTGGAGCAGCTTCTCCACCTCCAGCTGGAGGCCACGGCGCTGGAGAGAGGAAccgcggggccgcgcggggGCGGGCGGATGG AGCCCGCCGGCACTGGCACACGCGGTCTGGATGAGGCACTGCTGGCCGTGGAGATGGAGAACCGGCGTCTGGAAGACGAGCTGTTGGCGCTGAAGGtcagaagggagaggagagcagaCGCTGGTAGGCGATGGGTCCCTCATCTGCGCCCCACAGCCCTCGGCTGCCTCTGTGGTTGCAGCAtcagagccctgggctggacacagctcctggaaaTATTGTGTGGCTTCTGCAGGTGGAGGGGGGCTGCAG gctcGCGGGCAGCCCAGCGGCACACGGAGGAACTGGCCcggctgcaggcagaggtgggaATGCTGCGATGCCACGCAGAGCAGACGAGGCCATGGCTGCGGCCCCCGGTCTTCCCACGCCCCATAGCCCccccactgccaccagccctggctgtgccagaaCTTCTCATGGTAAGAGCCTCAGCCCAGGGCGATTCCCAGCTCTCcaaggaggggagaggggagttGGGATTGGGCTGCCAGCTAGGATGGGATGATGGAACAGCTCCCTTTGCTGTACTTGGGGATAGAGCCACTGGGGCAGGAGATGAgcccccagcagtgctggaccAGGGGTGTGATTTGCTCTGCACACCCAGTGGCACCCTGCCAGGATCCTACTCCCCTTGA
- the CCDC17 gene encoding coiled-coil domain-containing protein 17 isoform X7 has product MGVFLCPRCRLAFRSRPLLQVHLEKLCLGPAAPSSSCLRGENPLPVEGAQGTARNPQDISVGMSTNTDNAEPRHHFVLRGVPPAVRGQRGPGRARGAPLGDVLTPRERALLRTADPPSGRLQVEGEPPGQPLPLQGHRQPPQELLEAHERQVAEIRARTQQLERQREALCRRLATLRAGAPPGPQPERGQPGPSQGPRDQAGQVRTAEHRAALRLDTLLPPAGPLTAEARALRLSYLRAGGHDPAILEQLLHLQLEATALERGTAGPRGGGRMEPAGTGTRGLDEALLAVEMENRRLEDELLALKVRRERRADAGGGGLQARGQPSGTRRNWPGCRQRWECCDATQSRRGHGCGPRSSHAP; this is encoded by the exons ATGGGGGTCTTCCTCTGTCCCCGCTGCCGCTTGGCGTTCAGATCCCGACCGCTGCTGCAGGTGCacctggagaagctgtgcctcGGGCCCGCggcacccagcagctcctgcctccgTGGGGAGAACCCTCTGCCTGTGGAGGGAGCACAGGGCACGGCAAGGAACCCACAGGACATCTCG GTCGGGATGTCCACAAATACGGACAATGCTGAGCCACGCCATCACTTTGTGCTCCGTGGGGTCCCACCAGCAgtgcggggacagcggggaccaGGGCGGGCGCGTGGAGCTCCCCTGGGGGATGTGCTCACCCCCCGTGAGAGGGCCCTGCTCCGCACGGCCGACCCCCCctctgggaggctgcaggtggaG GGAGAGCCCCCCGGGCAGCCGCTccccctgcaggggcaccggCAGCCGccgcaggagctgctggaagcccACGAACGCCAGGTGGCCGAGATCCGGGCCAGGACCCAGCAGCTGGAGCGGCAGAGAGAGG CGCTGTGCCGGCGGCTGGCGACACTGCGGGCCGGGGCACCTCCGGGCCCCCAGCCCGAGCGGGGGCAGCCAGGGCCGAGCCAAGGCCCGCGGGACCAGGCCGGACAGGTCCGAACGGCAGAGCACAG GGCCGCCCTCCGCCTCGACACCCTCCTGCCGCCCGCGGGGCCCCTCACGGCCGAGGCCAG GGCACTGCGGCTGTCCTACCTGCGCGCCGGGGGACACGACCCCGCCATCCTGGAGCAGCTTCTCCACCTCCAGCTGGAGGCCACGGCGCTGGAGAGAGGAAccgcggggccgcgcggggGCGGGCGGATGG AGCCCGCCGGCACTGGCACACGCGGTCTGGATGAGGCACTGCTGGCCGTGGAGATGGAGAACCGGCGTCTGGAAGACGAGCTGTTGGCGCTGAAGGtcagaagggagaggagagcagaCGCTG GTGGAGGGGGGCTGCAG gctcGCGGGCAGCCCAGCGGCACACGGAGGAACTGGCCcggctgcaggcagaggtgggaATGCTGCGATGCCACGCAGAGCAGACGAGGCCATGGCTGCGGCCCCCGGTCTTCCCACGCCCCATAG
- the CCDC17 gene encoding coiled-coil domain-containing protein 17 isoform X1 gives MGVFLCPRCRLAFRSRPLLQVHLEKLCLGPAAPSSSCLRGENPLPVEGAQGTARNPQDISVGMSTNTDNAEPRHHFVLRGVPPAVRGQRGPGRARGAPLGDVLTPRERALLRTADPPSGRLQVEGEPPGQPLPLQGHRQPPQELLEAHERQVAEIRARTQQLERQREALCRRLATLRAGAPPGPQPERGQPGPSQGPRDQAGQVRTAEHRAALRLDTLLPPAGPLTAEARALRLSYLRAGGHDPAILEQLLHLQLEATALERGTAGPRGGGRMEPAGTGTRGLDEALLAVEMENRRLEDELLALKVRRERRADAGRRWVPHLRPTALGCLCGCSIRALGWTQLLEILCGFCRWRGAAVTKPCCPGSRAAQRHTEELARLQAEVGMLRCHAEQTRPWLRPPVFPRPIAPPLPPALAVPELLMVRASAQGDSQLSKEGRGELGLGCQLGWDDGTAPFAVLGDRATGAGDEPPAVLDQGCDLLCTPSGTLPGSYSP, from the exons ATGGGGGTCTTCCTCTGTCCCCGCTGCCGCTTGGCGTTCAGATCCCGACCGCTGCTGCAGGTGCacctggagaagctgtgcctcGGGCCCGCggcacccagcagctcctgcctccgTGGGGAGAACCCTCTGCCTGTGGAGGGAGCACAGGGCACGGCAAGGAACCCACAGGACATCTCG GTCGGGATGTCCACAAATACGGACAATGCTGAGCCACGCCATCACTTTGTGCTCCGTGGGGTCCCACCAGCAgtgcggggacagcggggaccaGGGCGGGCGCGTGGAGCTCCCCTGGGGGATGTGCTCACCCCCCGTGAGAGGGCCCTGCTCCGCACGGCCGACCCCCCctctgggaggctgcaggtggaG GGAGAGCCCCCCGGGCAGCCGCTccccctgcaggggcaccggCAGCCGccgcaggagctgctggaagcccACGAACGCCAGGTGGCCGAGATCCGGGCCAGGACCCAGCAGCTGGAGCGGCAGAGAGAGG CGCTGTGCCGGCGGCTGGCGACACTGCGGGCCGGGGCACCTCCGGGCCCCCAGCCCGAGCGGGGGCAGCCAGGGCCGAGCCAAGGCCCGCGGGACCAGGCCGGACAGGTCCGAACGGCAGAGCACAG GGCCGCCCTCCGCCTCGACACCCTCCTGCCGCCCGCGGGGCCCCTCACGGCCGAGGCCAG GGCACTGCGGCTGTCCTACCTGCGCGCCGGGGGACACGACCCCGCCATCCTGGAGCAGCTTCTCCACCTCCAGCTGGAGGCCACGGCGCTGGAGAGAGGAAccgcggggccgcgcggggGCGGGCGGATGG AGCCCGCCGGCACTGGCACACGCGGTCTGGATGAGGCACTGCTGGCCGTGGAGATGGAGAACCGGCGTCTGGAAGACGAGCTGTTGGCGCTGAAGGtcagaagggagaggagagcagaCGCTGGTAGGCGATGGGTCCCTCATCTGCGCCCCACAGCCCTCGGCTGCCTCTGTGGTTGCAGCAtcagagccctgggctggacacagctcctggaaaTATTGTGTGGCTTCTGCAGGTGGAGGGGGGCTGCAG TGACCAAaccctgctgcccaggctcGCGGGCAGCCCAGCGGCACACGGAGGAACTGGCCcggctgcaggcagaggtgggaATGCTGCGATGCCACGCAGAGCAGACGAGGCCATGGCTGCGGCCCCCGGTCTTCCCACGCCCCATAGCCCccccactgccaccagccctggctgtgccagaaCTTCTCATGGTAAGAGCCTCAGCCCAGGGCGATTCCCAGCTCTCcaaggaggggagaggggagttGGGATTGGGCTGCCAGCTAGGATGGGATGATGGAACAGCTCCCTTTGCTGTACTTGGGGATAGAGCCACTGGGGCAGGAGATGAgcccccagcagtgctggaccAGGGGTGTGATTTGCTCTGCACACCCAGTGGCACCCTGCCAGGATCCTACTCCCCTTGA
- the CCDC17 gene encoding coiled-coil domain-containing protein 17 isoform X4 translates to MGVFLCPRCRLAFRSRPLLQVHLEKLCLGPAAPSSSCLRGENPLPVEGAQGTARNPQDISVGMSTNTDNAEPRHHFVLRGVPPAVRGQRGPGRARGAPLGDVLTPRERALLRTADPPSGRLQVEGEPPGQPLPLQGHRQPPQELLEAHERQVAEIRARTQQLERQREALCRRLATLRAGAPPGPQPERGQPGPSQGPRDQAGQVRTAEHRAALRLDTLLPPAGPLTAEARALRLSYLRAGGHDPAILEQLLHLQLEATALERGTAGPRGGGRMEPAGTGTRGLDEALLAVEMENRRLEDELLALKVRRERRADAGRRWVPHLRPTALGCLCGCSIRALGWTQLLEILCGFCRWRGAAVTKPCCPGSRAAQRHTEELARLQAEVGMLRCHAEQTRPWLRPPVFPRPIAPPLPPALAVPELLMEPPRPALGPGRRTAPVPPGLPLTPFVALEDPPPVQEPPAQARAPRR, encoded by the exons ATGGGGGTCTTCCTCTGTCCCCGCTGCCGCTTGGCGTTCAGATCCCGACCGCTGCTGCAGGTGCacctggagaagctgtgcctcGGGCCCGCggcacccagcagctcctgcctccgTGGGGAGAACCCTCTGCCTGTGGAGGGAGCACAGGGCACGGCAAGGAACCCACAGGACATCTCG GTCGGGATGTCCACAAATACGGACAATGCTGAGCCACGCCATCACTTTGTGCTCCGTGGGGTCCCACCAGCAgtgcggggacagcggggaccaGGGCGGGCGCGTGGAGCTCCCCTGGGGGATGTGCTCACCCCCCGTGAGAGGGCCCTGCTCCGCACGGCCGACCCCCCctctgggaggctgcaggtggaG GGAGAGCCCCCCGGGCAGCCGCTccccctgcaggggcaccggCAGCCGccgcaggagctgctggaagcccACGAACGCCAGGTGGCCGAGATCCGGGCCAGGACCCAGCAGCTGGAGCGGCAGAGAGAGG CGCTGTGCCGGCGGCTGGCGACACTGCGGGCCGGGGCACCTCCGGGCCCCCAGCCCGAGCGGGGGCAGCCAGGGCCGAGCCAAGGCCCGCGGGACCAGGCCGGACAGGTCCGAACGGCAGAGCACAG GGCCGCCCTCCGCCTCGACACCCTCCTGCCGCCCGCGGGGCCCCTCACGGCCGAGGCCAG GGCACTGCGGCTGTCCTACCTGCGCGCCGGGGGACACGACCCCGCCATCCTGGAGCAGCTTCTCCACCTCCAGCTGGAGGCCACGGCGCTGGAGAGAGGAAccgcggggccgcgcggggGCGGGCGGATGG AGCCCGCCGGCACTGGCACACGCGGTCTGGATGAGGCACTGCTGGCCGTGGAGATGGAGAACCGGCGTCTGGAAGACGAGCTGTTGGCGCTGAAGGtcagaagggagaggagagcagaCGCTGGTAGGCGATGGGTCCCTCATCTGCGCCCCACAGCCCTCGGCTGCCTCTGTGGTTGCAGCAtcagagccctgggctggacacagctcctggaaaTATTGTGTGGCTTCTGCAGGTGGAGGGGGGCTGCAG TGACCAAaccctgctgcccaggctcGCGGGCAGCCCAGCGGCACACGGAGGAACTGGCCcggctgcaggcagaggtgggaATGCTGCGATGCCACGCAGAGCAGACGAGGCCATGGCTGCGGCCCCCGGTCTTCCCACGCCCCATAGCCCccccactgccaccagccctggctgtgccagaaCTTCTCATG gagCCCCCCAGACCAGCACTGGGGCCTGGCAGGcgcacagcccctgtgccccctggACTCCCCCTCACCCCCTTTGTGGCCCTGGAGGACCCTCCTCCTGTCCAggagcccccagcacaggccaGGGCTCCCCGAAG GTGA
- the CCDC17 gene encoding coiled-coil domain-containing protein 17 isoform X8, with the protein MGVFLCPRCRLAFRSRPLLQVHLEKLCLGPAAPSSSCLRGENPLPVEGAQGTARNPQDISVGMSTNTDNAEPRHHFVLRGVPPAVRGQRGPGRARGAPLGDVLTPRERALLRTADPPSGRLQVEGEPPGQPLPLQGHRQPPQELLEAHERQVAEIRARTQQLERQREALCRRLATLRAGAPPGPQPERGQPGPSQGPRDQAGQVRTAEHRAALRLDTLLPPAGPLTAEARALRLSYLRAGGHDPAILEQLLHLQLEATALERGTAGPRGGGRMEPAGTGTRGLDEALLAVEMENRRLEDELLALKARGQPSGTRRNWPGCRQRWECCDATQSRRGHGCGPRSSHAP; encoded by the exons ATGGGGGTCTTCCTCTGTCCCCGCTGCCGCTTGGCGTTCAGATCCCGACCGCTGCTGCAGGTGCacctggagaagctgtgcctcGGGCCCGCggcacccagcagctcctgcctccgTGGGGAGAACCCTCTGCCTGTGGAGGGAGCACAGGGCACGGCAAGGAACCCACAGGACATCTCG GTCGGGATGTCCACAAATACGGACAATGCTGAGCCACGCCATCACTTTGTGCTCCGTGGGGTCCCACCAGCAgtgcggggacagcggggaccaGGGCGGGCGCGTGGAGCTCCCCTGGGGGATGTGCTCACCCCCCGTGAGAGGGCCCTGCTCCGCACGGCCGACCCCCCctctgggaggctgcaggtggaG GGAGAGCCCCCCGGGCAGCCGCTccccctgcaggggcaccggCAGCCGccgcaggagctgctggaagcccACGAACGCCAGGTGGCCGAGATCCGGGCCAGGACCCAGCAGCTGGAGCGGCAGAGAGAGG CGCTGTGCCGGCGGCTGGCGACACTGCGGGCCGGGGCACCTCCGGGCCCCCAGCCCGAGCGGGGGCAGCCAGGGCCGAGCCAAGGCCCGCGGGACCAGGCCGGACAGGTCCGAACGGCAGAGCACAG GGCCGCCCTCCGCCTCGACACCCTCCTGCCGCCCGCGGGGCCCCTCACGGCCGAGGCCAG GGCACTGCGGCTGTCCTACCTGCGCGCCGGGGGACACGACCCCGCCATCCTGGAGCAGCTTCTCCACCTCCAGCTGGAGGCCACGGCGCTGGAGAGAGGAAccgcggggccgcgcggggGCGGGCGGATGG AGCCCGCCGGCACTGGCACACGCGGTCTGGATGAGGCACTGCTGGCCGTGGAGATGGAGAACCGGCGTCTGGAAGACGAGCTGTTGGCGCTGAAG gctcGCGGGCAGCCCAGCGGCACACGGAGGAACTGGCCcggctgcaggcagaggtgggaATGCTGCGATGCCACGCAGAGCAGACGAGGCCATGGCTGCGGCCCCCGGTCTTCCCACGCCCCATAG
- the CCDC17 gene encoding coiled-coil domain-containing protein 17 isoform X9: MGVFLCPRCRLAFRSRPLLQVHLEKLCLGPAAPSSSCLRGENPLPVEGAQGTARNPQDISVGMSTNTDNAEPRHHFVLRGVPPAVRGQRGPGRARGAPLGDVLTPRERALLRTADPPSGRLQVEGEPPGQPLPLQGHRQPPQELLEAHERQVAEIRARTQQLERQREALCRRLATLRAGAPPGPQPERGQPGPSQGPRDQAGQVRTAEHRAALRLDTLLPPAGPLTAEARALRLSYLRAGGHDPAILEQLLHLQLEATALERGTAGPRGGGRMEPAGTGTRGLDEALLAVEMENRRLEDELLALKVRRERRADAGGGGLQVGAGSLQ; encoded by the exons ATGGGGGTCTTCCTCTGTCCCCGCTGCCGCTTGGCGTTCAGATCCCGACCGCTGCTGCAGGTGCacctggagaagctgtgcctcGGGCCCGCggcacccagcagctcctgcctccgTGGGGAGAACCCTCTGCCTGTGGAGGGAGCACAGGGCACGGCAAGGAACCCACAGGACATCTCG GTCGGGATGTCCACAAATACGGACAATGCTGAGCCACGCCATCACTTTGTGCTCCGTGGGGTCCCACCAGCAgtgcggggacagcggggaccaGGGCGGGCGCGTGGAGCTCCCCTGGGGGATGTGCTCACCCCCCGTGAGAGGGCCCTGCTCCGCACGGCCGACCCCCCctctgggaggctgcaggtggaG GGAGAGCCCCCCGGGCAGCCGCTccccctgcaggggcaccggCAGCCGccgcaggagctgctggaagcccACGAACGCCAGGTGGCCGAGATCCGGGCCAGGACCCAGCAGCTGGAGCGGCAGAGAGAGG CGCTGTGCCGGCGGCTGGCGACACTGCGGGCCGGGGCACCTCCGGGCCCCCAGCCCGAGCGGGGGCAGCCAGGGCCGAGCCAAGGCCCGCGGGACCAGGCCGGACAGGTCCGAACGGCAGAGCACAG GGCCGCCCTCCGCCTCGACACCCTCCTGCCGCCCGCGGGGCCCCTCACGGCCGAGGCCAG GGCACTGCGGCTGTCCTACCTGCGCGCCGGGGGACACGACCCCGCCATCCTGGAGCAGCTTCTCCACCTCCAGCTGGAGGCCACGGCGCTGGAGAGAGGAAccgcggggccgcgcggggGCGGGCGGATGG AGCCCGCCGGCACTGGCACACGCGGTCTGGATGAGGCACTGCTGGCCGTGGAGATGGAGAACCGGCGTCTGGAAGACGAGCTGTTGGCGCTGAAGGtcagaagggagaggagagcagaCGCTG GTGGAGGGGGGCTGCAGGTCGGTGCGGGCtctctgcagtga